The genomic stretch TTTACCAGATACATAGAGATGCTTTCAGGAACAATCCCGATTTATCCAGGAAAAGCATTTTCGTTTCAACAGGTGGAACACCTACAGATATGCAGATACGAGGAATGTTGGCTGCCACTCCAAACATAACACAATACCTGTGTTTTGACAATGACAATGCCGGACGCAGTTTCGTGGAGAAATTTATGGCAATAGCGAAGCAGATGAAGATACCGTCCGACAAGATAAAAGTGTTCCCTATGTTACCGTGCTATAAAGACTGGAACGATGTCCTGCTCAATAAACTCAATGGGGAATATCTTGAAAGTATCAAGATAGAGGTTCCCCCTATTGGCTCTATTCAGGATAAGGAAGAATTAACAGAAAATGAAGGAATACACTCACAATCAAATTTTCACAGATAACCATGGATATGGAACTCTCCCAAAAACAAGGTGTGGTGACACTCAGACCACGAGCCATGCAGTTTCTCATAGATGAACTGCCATTACTGTTGATATGTCTCGCAGGACTGGTCTATGGGGGTATGGAAGGTATGCCTCTCGCAAAAGTAGCCACACTCCTTGCCATATTGCTTTCCCTCATATTAGCATATCGCTATATCTATTTGAAACGCATAAGTTACCAAGTAACAACCGAACAGCTTACTGCAAAACATGGGGTTTTGCAGCGTAGCGTGGACTATATCGAATTATACCGTATTGTTGATTTTCATGAAAACCAGACTTTGATGCAACAGATATTCAGGCTGAAGACAGTTACAGTTCTTTCAACGGACAGATCGACTCCGAAACTGAATCTTATCGGCCTGTCAGAACGGGACAATATCGTAGAGATAATAAGGGAACGAGTTGAATACAACAAACAACGTAAAGGAATATATGAGATCGCCAATCATTAAGATATTGATTATTGCAGTATGCATAACGATTTCCAACATAGCAAATGCACAGATTGCGACTTC from Butyricimonas virosa encodes the following:
- a CDS encoding PH domain-containing protein produces the protein MQFLIDELPLLLICLAGLVYGGMEGMPLAKVATLLAILLSLILAYRYIYLKRISYQVTTEQLTAKHGVLQRSVDYIELYRIVDFHENQTLMQQIFRLKTVTVLSTDRSTPKLNLIGLSERDNIVEIIRERVEYNKQRKGIYEIANH